One genomic segment of Ctenopharyngodon idella isolate HZGC_01 chromosome 7, HZGC01, whole genome shotgun sequence includes these proteins:
- the LOC127515293 gene encoding uncharacterized protein LOC127515293 isoform X8: MFEHFLAPSSMSRLLIVRPRASSSKSSIIRIPNRMSTGSLEAALVLGDVFLDQIQKEEKKQAKRSKPHPTTVKWRQRDRNGNVIRPLRKKTSIKQKLKRKAPNHGPTSVPIQEEFVYRAETASLIEELEHILNDECVQPEEVSLATSWQKRQSLSHERWHIAREAMVKNLLAAEYVQERICQHCLTAEAIVRCRDCLPRQFLCTVCDGDVHQHLPLHNRDSMAHGFFKPLCPTTAVKRHSEAIEFSEQVRYLPLLLPEKICACSESSCRLISGKPIIVINFNGRYNLTLPSLETSCCGKTWSVGLSDLLKSGYWPASIHFETVYEAGLFRSFLDLKLFAPGLSRQAFLGMLDRRTEYNGRSGKICGDTFQKALLEWTFAQHEVERLCGVQPFKCPACSPSMHAISVDGNRKLYRFHNAHGYVFFLYFFIVLLNCLYHVSLSQ; this comes from the exons atgtttgaacattttttaGCGCCATCATCAATGTCCCGCCTCCTCATCGTGCGACCTCGTGCATCATCATCAAAGTCGTCAATCATCAGAATACCCAA CAGAATGTCCACAGGCTCTTTAGAAGCAGCACTTGTTCTTGGAGATGTGTTTCTTGATCAGATACAG aaagaagaaaaaaagcaagcCAAGAGGTCTAAGCCACATCCTACGACTGTGAAGTGGAGGCAAAGGGACAGAAATGGGAATGTTATACGGCCGCTTCGAAAAAAAAcctcaataaaacaaaaactgaaaagaaaGGCTCCTAACCACG gtcCCACCAGTGTGCCCATCCAAGAGGAATTTGTTTATCGAGCAGAAACTG CCTCACTCATTGAAGAATTGGAGCATATCCTTAATGACGAATGTGTTCAGCCTGAAGAGGTGTCTTTGGCAACATCCTGGCAAAAGAGGCAATCCCTAAGCCATGAAAGATGGCACATTGCAAGGGAGGCCATGGTTAAGAATCTTTTGGCAGCTGAATATGTTCAGGAACGCATCTGCCAACACTGTCTTACTGCAGAGGCCATTGTACGGTGCAGGGACTGTCTACCTAGGCAGTTTCTATGCACCGTGTGTGATGGAGATGTTCATCAGCACCTACCTCTCCATAACAGAGACTCTATGGCCCATGGGTTCTTCAAGCCATTGTGTCCAACCACTGCAGTGAAGAGACATTCCGAGGCCATTGAGTTCTCTGAACAGG TTCGATATCTTCCACTACTTTTGCCAGAGAAAATTTGTGCCTGTTCAGAAAGTTCCTGCAGGTTGATCAGTGGCAAGCCCattattgtaataaattttAATG GACGGTACAATCTCACCCTTCCATCACTGGAGACCTCATGCTGTGGGAAAACATGGTCAGTGGGGCTCAGTGATCTCCTCAAGTCTGGGTACTGGCCAGCCTCTATACATTTTGAGACCGTGTATGAGGCTGGCCTTTTTAGGTCTTTTCTGGATTTAAAACTTTTTGCTCCAGGTCTTTCACGTCAAGCGTTCCTTGGAATGCTTGACCGGAGAACAGAGTACAATGGCAGG AGTGGTAAAATATGTGGAGACACATTCCAGAAAGCCTTGCTGGAGTGGACCTTTGCCCAGCATGAGGTTGAGAGGCTTTGTGGTGTACAGCCATTTAAATGTCCTGCTTGCAGTCCTTCCATGCATGCCATCTCAGTGGATGGTAACAGGAAGCTGTACAGGTTCCATAATGCACAtgggtatgttttttttctttatttttttattgtactaCTTAACTGTCTATATCATGTTTCTCTTTCCCAATAA
- the LOC127515293 gene encoding uncharacterized protein LOC127515293 isoform X3: protein MFEHFLAPSSMSRLLIVRPRASSSKSSIIRIPNRMSTGSLEAALVLGDVFLDQIQKEEKKQAKRSKPHPTTVKWRQRDRNGNVIRPLRKKTSIKQKLKRKAPNHGPTSVPIQEEFVYRAETASLIEELEHILNDECVQPEEVSLATSWQKRQSLSHERWHIAREAMVKNLLAAEYVQERICQHCLTAEAIVRCRDCLPRQFLCTVCDGDVHQHLPLHNRDSMAHGFFKPLCPTTAVKRHSEAIEFSEQVRYLPLLLPEKICACSESSCRLISGKPIIVINFNGRYNLTLPSLETSCCGKTWSVGLSDLLKSGYWPASIHFETVYEAGLFRSFLDLKLFAPGLSRQAFLGMLDRRTEYNGRSGKICGDTFQKALLEWTFAQHEVERLCGVQPFKCPACSPSMHAISVDGNRKLYSTEKGYFDGTFIMKDEDVSSFVGYVHEKTKHATGKGVCGSSQWTAAKESAKKSTSKIDEEGLEIAVCQHGGLLKGLNMFRGEIFAYPLFLQNTLSKENVSFFCSDVACKYWPYLKRVVGHCPELRPLLNMRPLLSVMHAKAHEWSCEIKWSGRNQEGAGLTIGEEVEQVNSFLSRAAICTKYMSKAARSDMLTVLASAWNKRKSENLAKCLSQRYIKTTERLKVERESFESLQAELNVSDDDIQQWVSDVQQWATVSSAKEDTGLEGRIRGLYVSIKLRKMNLYRQTDSNKRRHKIRRKINEDKSTLAAAIKDFNEQSVHQLPSVDELLTADHFQWPWECPDTSNGNLSTKKMVFDRFMMLSRLKEEEQIIVTEVKQHWRSLKEAECSLRDLSVQIQTNNSDFELSEESANGLLCLLKRKLEDLQFLQNNARMLYRQCVLGQASDSILFDNISDEETEAINYSSDETDSDED, encoded by the exons atgtttgaacattttttaGCGCCATCATCAATGTCCCGCCTCCTCATCGTGCGACCTCGTGCATCATCATCAAAGTCGTCAATCATCAGAATACCCAA CAGAATGTCCACAGGCTCTTTAGAAGCAGCACTTGTTCTTGGAGATGTGTTTCTTGATCAGATACAG aaagaagaaaaaaagcaagcCAAGAGGTCTAAGCCACATCCTACGACTGTGAAGTGGAGGCAAAGGGACAGAAATGGGAATGTTATACGGCCGCTTCGAAAAAAAAcctcaataaaacaaaaactgaaaagaaaGGCTCCTAACCACG gtcCCACCAGTGTGCCCATCCAAGAGGAATTTGTTTATCGAGCAGAAACTG CCTCACTCATTGAAGAATTGGAGCATATCCTTAATGACGAATGTGTTCAGCCTGAAGAGGTGTCTTTGGCAACATCCTGGCAAAAGAGGCAATCCCTAAGCCATGAAAGATGGCACATTGCAAGGGAGGCCATGGTTAAGAATCTTTTGGCAGCTGAATATGTTCAGGAACGCATCTGCCAACACTGTCTTACTGCAGAGGCCATTGTACGGTGCAGGGACTGTCTACCTAGGCAGTTTCTATGCACCGTGTGTGATGGAGATGTTCATCAGCACCTACCTCTCCATAACAGAGACTCTATGGCCCATGGGTTCTTCAAGCCATTGTGTCCAACCACTGCAGTGAAGAGACATTCCGAGGCCATTGAGTTCTCTGAACAGG TTCGATATCTTCCACTACTTTTGCCAGAGAAAATTTGTGCCTGTTCAGAAAGTTCCTGCAGGTTGATCAGTGGCAAGCCCattattgtaataaattttAATG GACGGTACAATCTCACCCTTCCATCACTGGAGACCTCATGCTGTGGGAAAACATGGTCAGTGGGGCTCAGTGATCTCCTCAAGTCTGGGTACTGGCCAGCCTCTATACATTTTGAGACCGTGTATGAGGCTGGCCTTTTTAGGTCTTTTCTGGATTTAAAACTTTTTGCTCCAGGTCTTTCACGTCAAGCGTTCCTTGGAATGCTTGACCGGAGAACAGAGTACAATGGCAGG AGTGGTAAAATATGTGGAGACACATTCCAGAAAGCCTTGCTGGAGTGGACCTTTGCCCAGCATGAGGTTGAGAGGCTTTGTGGTGTACAGCCATTTAAATGTCCTGCTTGCAGTCCTTCCATGCATGCCATCTCAGTGGATGGTAACAGGAAGCTGTACAG CACAGAGAAGGGCTACTTCGATGGGACATTTATAATGAAGGATGAAGATGTTTCATCCTTTGTGGGATATGTTCATGAAAAGACCAAGCAT GCCACAGGTAAAGGGGTGTGTGGCTCTTCTCAATGGACAGCAGCCAAGGAGTCTGCAAAAAAGTCGACATCAAAGATTGATGAGGAAGGCCTTGAGATTGCTGTGTGCCAACATGGAGGACTTTTAAAAGGCCTAAATATGTTCAGAGGGGAAATATTTGCTTATCCCCTGTTCCTTCAAAACACCCTCTCAAAAGAAAATGTGTCATTCTTCTGCTCAGATGTCGCCTGCAAGTACTGGCCATACTTAAAGAGAGTGGTGGGACACTGTCCAGAGCtaaggcctttattaaataTGCGCCCACTATTATCAGTTATGCATGCCAAAGCACATGAGTGGAGTTGTGAG atAAAATGGTCTGGAAGAAACCAAGAGGGAGCTGGTCTTACAATTGGAGAAGAGGTGGAGCAAGTCAACTCCTTCTTGTCGAGAGCTGCAATTTGCACTAAATACATGTCCAAAGCTG CACGTTCAGACATGCTCACTGTTCTTGCTTCTGCATGGAACAAACGGAAGTCTGAAAATCTGGCCAAATGTTTGTCTCAAAGATACATTAAG ACAACCGAAAGGCTGAAAGTGGAAAGAGAGAGCTTTGAAAGTCTGCAGGCTGAGCTTAATGTCAGTGATGATGACATTCAGCAGTGGGTCAGTGATGTCCAGCAGTGGGCCACAG TATCAAGTGCAAAGGAGGACACTGGACTTGAGGGCAGAATTCGAGGCCTTTATGTCAGCATAAAGCTGAGAAAAATGAATCTATACCGTCAGACAG ATAGCAACAAGAGAAGGCACAAAATAAGGAGGAAAATTAATGAAGACAAGTCAACCTTGGCAGCTGCCATTAAGGACTTCAATGAACAGTCAGTCCACCAGCTTCCTTCCGTGGATGAACTGCTCACAGCTGATCATTTCCAATGGCCATGGGAATGCCCTGACACTA GTAATGGCAACCTCTCAACTAAGAAGATGGTCTTTGACCGGTTCATGATGCTTTCCCGACTGAAGGAGGAGGAGCAGATCATAGTGACGGAGGTGAAGCAACACTGGCGATCATTGAAGGAAGCTGAATGTTCCCTGAGGGATCTCTCAGTTCAAATACAAACTAACA ACAGTGACTTTGAGCTTTCAGAGGAGAGTGCCAATGGACTACTGTGCCTTCTCAAGAGAAAACTGGAAGACCTTCAGTTTCTGCAAAATAATGCTAGGATGTTATACCGACAATGTGTTCTGGGACAGGCTTCGGACAGCATTCTATTTGATAACATTTCCGATGAAGAAACTGAGGCAATAAACTACAGCTCTGATGAAACAGACAGTGATGAGGACTAA
- the LOC127515293 gene encoding uncharacterized protein LOC127515293 isoform X9 has protein sequence MFEHFLAPSSMSRLLIVRPRASSSKSSIIRIPNRMSTGSLEAALVLGDVFLDQIQKEEKKQAKRSKPHPTTVKWRQRDRNGNVIRPLRKKTSIKQKLKRKAPNHGPTSVPIQEEFVYRAETASLIEELEHILNDECVQPEEVSLATSWQKRQSLSHERWHIAREAMVKNLLAAEYVQERICQHCLTAEAIVRCRDCLPRQFLCTVCDGDVHQHLPLHNRDSMAHGFFKPLCPTTAVKRHSEAIEFSEQVRYLPLLLPEKICACSESSCRLISGKPIIVINFNGRYNLTLPSLETSCCGKTWSVGLSDLLKSGYWPASIHFETVYEAGLFRSFLDLKLFAPGLSRQAFLGMLDRRTEYNGRSGKICGDTFQKALLEWTFAQHEVERLCGVQPFKCPACSPSMHAISVDAQRRATSMGHL, from the exons atgtttgaacattttttaGCGCCATCATCAATGTCCCGCCTCCTCATCGTGCGACCTCGTGCATCATCATCAAAGTCGTCAATCATCAGAATACCCAA CAGAATGTCCACAGGCTCTTTAGAAGCAGCACTTGTTCTTGGAGATGTGTTTCTTGATCAGATACAG aaagaagaaaaaaagcaagcCAAGAGGTCTAAGCCACATCCTACGACTGTGAAGTGGAGGCAAAGGGACAGAAATGGGAATGTTATACGGCCGCTTCGAAAAAAAAcctcaataaaacaaaaactgaaaagaaaGGCTCCTAACCACG gtcCCACCAGTGTGCCCATCCAAGAGGAATTTGTTTATCGAGCAGAAACTG CCTCACTCATTGAAGAATTGGAGCATATCCTTAATGACGAATGTGTTCAGCCTGAAGAGGTGTCTTTGGCAACATCCTGGCAAAAGAGGCAATCCCTAAGCCATGAAAGATGGCACATTGCAAGGGAGGCCATGGTTAAGAATCTTTTGGCAGCTGAATATGTTCAGGAACGCATCTGCCAACACTGTCTTACTGCAGAGGCCATTGTACGGTGCAGGGACTGTCTACCTAGGCAGTTTCTATGCACCGTGTGTGATGGAGATGTTCATCAGCACCTACCTCTCCATAACAGAGACTCTATGGCCCATGGGTTCTTCAAGCCATTGTGTCCAACCACTGCAGTGAAGAGACATTCCGAGGCCATTGAGTTCTCTGAACAGG TTCGATATCTTCCACTACTTTTGCCAGAGAAAATTTGTGCCTGTTCAGAAAGTTCCTGCAGGTTGATCAGTGGCAAGCCCattattgtaataaattttAATG GACGGTACAATCTCACCCTTCCATCACTGGAGACCTCATGCTGTGGGAAAACATGGTCAGTGGGGCTCAGTGATCTCCTCAAGTCTGGGTACTGGCCAGCCTCTATACATTTTGAGACCGTGTATGAGGCTGGCCTTTTTAGGTCTTTTCTGGATTTAAAACTTTTTGCTCCAGGTCTTTCACGTCAAGCGTTCCTTGGAATGCTTGACCGGAGAACAGAGTACAATGGCAGG AGTGGTAAAATATGTGGAGACACATTCCAGAAAGCCTTGCTGGAGTGGACCTTTGCCCAGCATGAGGTTGAGAGGCTTTGTGGTGTACAGCCATTTAAATGTCCTGCTTGCAGTCCTTCCATGCATGCCATCTCAGTGGATG CACAGAGAAGGGCTACTTCGATGGGACATTTATAA
- the LOC127515293 gene encoding uncharacterized protein LOC127515293 isoform X4 gives MFEHFLAPSSMSRLLIVRPRASSSKSSIIRIPNRMSTGSLEAALVLGDVFLDQIQKEEKKQAKRSKPHPTTVKWRQRDRNGNVIRPLRKKTSIKQKLKRKAPNHGPTSVPIQEEFVYRAETASLIEELEHILNDECVQPEEVSLATSWQKRQSLSHERWHIAREAMVKNLLAAEYVQERICQHCLTAEAIVRCRDCLPRQFLCTVCDGDVHQHLPLHNRDSMAHGFFKPLCPTTAVKRHSEAIEFSEQVRYLPLLLPEKICACSESSCRLISGKPIIVINFNGRYNLTLPSLETSCCGKTWSVGLSDLLKSGYWPASIHFETVYEAGLFRSFLDLKLFAPGLSRQAFLGMLDRRTEYNGRSGKICGDTFQKALLEWTFAQHEVERLCGVQPFKCPACSPSMHAISVDGNRKLYRFHNAHGTEKGYFDGTFIMKDEDVSSFVGYVHEKTKHATGKGVCGSSQWTAAKESAKKSTSKIDEEGLEIAVCQHGGLLKGLNMFRGEIFAYPLFLQNTLSKENVSFFCSDVACKYWPYLKRVVGHCPELRPLLNMRPLLSVMHAKAHEWSCEIKWSGRNQEGAGLTIGEEVEQVNSFLSRAAICTKYMSKADNRKAESGKREL, from the exons atgtttgaacattttttaGCGCCATCATCAATGTCCCGCCTCCTCATCGTGCGACCTCGTGCATCATCATCAAAGTCGTCAATCATCAGAATACCCAA CAGAATGTCCACAGGCTCTTTAGAAGCAGCACTTGTTCTTGGAGATGTGTTTCTTGATCAGATACAG aaagaagaaaaaaagcaagcCAAGAGGTCTAAGCCACATCCTACGACTGTGAAGTGGAGGCAAAGGGACAGAAATGGGAATGTTATACGGCCGCTTCGAAAAAAAAcctcaataaaacaaaaactgaaaagaaaGGCTCCTAACCACG gtcCCACCAGTGTGCCCATCCAAGAGGAATTTGTTTATCGAGCAGAAACTG CCTCACTCATTGAAGAATTGGAGCATATCCTTAATGACGAATGTGTTCAGCCTGAAGAGGTGTCTTTGGCAACATCCTGGCAAAAGAGGCAATCCCTAAGCCATGAAAGATGGCACATTGCAAGGGAGGCCATGGTTAAGAATCTTTTGGCAGCTGAATATGTTCAGGAACGCATCTGCCAACACTGTCTTACTGCAGAGGCCATTGTACGGTGCAGGGACTGTCTACCTAGGCAGTTTCTATGCACCGTGTGTGATGGAGATGTTCATCAGCACCTACCTCTCCATAACAGAGACTCTATGGCCCATGGGTTCTTCAAGCCATTGTGTCCAACCACTGCAGTGAAGAGACATTCCGAGGCCATTGAGTTCTCTGAACAGG TTCGATATCTTCCACTACTTTTGCCAGAGAAAATTTGTGCCTGTTCAGAAAGTTCCTGCAGGTTGATCAGTGGCAAGCCCattattgtaataaattttAATG GACGGTACAATCTCACCCTTCCATCACTGGAGACCTCATGCTGTGGGAAAACATGGTCAGTGGGGCTCAGTGATCTCCTCAAGTCTGGGTACTGGCCAGCCTCTATACATTTTGAGACCGTGTATGAGGCTGGCCTTTTTAGGTCTTTTCTGGATTTAAAACTTTTTGCTCCAGGTCTTTCACGTCAAGCGTTCCTTGGAATGCTTGACCGGAGAACAGAGTACAATGGCAGG AGTGGTAAAATATGTGGAGACACATTCCAGAAAGCCTTGCTGGAGTGGACCTTTGCCCAGCATGAGGTTGAGAGGCTTTGTGGTGTACAGCCATTTAAATGTCCTGCTTGCAGTCCTTCCATGCATGCCATCTCAGTGGATGGTAACAGGAAGCTGTACAGGTTCCATAATGCACAtgg CACAGAGAAGGGCTACTTCGATGGGACATTTATAATGAAGGATGAAGATGTTTCATCCTTTGTGGGATATGTTCATGAAAAGACCAAGCAT GCCACAGGTAAAGGGGTGTGTGGCTCTTCTCAATGGACAGCAGCCAAGGAGTCTGCAAAAAAGTCGACATCAAAGATTGATGAGGAAGGCCTTGAGATTGCTGTGTGCCAACATGGAGGACTTTTAAAAGGCCTAAATATGTTCAGAGGGGAAATATTTGCTTATCCCCTGTTCCTTCAAAACACCCTCTCAAAAGAAAATGTGTCATTCTTCTGCTCAGATGTCGCCTGCAAGTACTGGCCATACTTAAAGAGAGTGGTGGGACACTGTCCAGAGCtaaggcctttattaaataTGCGCCCACTATTATCAGTTATGCATGCCAAAGCACATGAGTGGAGTTGTGAG atAAAATGGTCTGGAAGAAACCAAGAGGGAGCTGGTCTTACAATTGGAGAAGAGGTGGAGCAAGTCAACTCCTTCTTGTCGAGAGCTGCAATTTGCACTAAATACATGTCCAAAGCTG ACAACCGAAAGGCTGAAAGTGGAAAGAGAGAGCTTTGA